A segment of the uncultured Desulfobulbus sp. genome:
GAATCGATCGCGCTCGACTGTTGAACAGGCCGATAGAATGTTTTGTTGCGCCCGAATCCATCGCCGCTTTGGGAGAATTTTTTACCAAGGTCTTCTCCGAAGAGCAGAAGGCAACCGGCGAAATCCTCATTGCAGATGGTGATGGGGGGCAGCGGCATCTCTACCTGGAAGGGGCCGGGTTTGAAAATGCCCTGGGCAGGTGGCAGTGTAGGATTGCGATGATGGACGTGACCGAGTCCCGTCGCAACTCGATTGAGCTCGAGCATTACCGCTATCACCTGGAAGAGTTGGTGCAGCAGCGTACCAGCGAGCTGGAGACGGCAAATGCGCGCCTCCGGGAGCAGGCGGAAAATCTGGCTTCCATCTACCAGGCATTGCAGAGCATAGGACTGATCGTCTGTCACCTGGATAAGGACGATGCCCGTATCGATATCTTCAGCGCCGGGGCGGAGAAACTCTTCGGCCATCGCCAGGAGGAGATGCTCGGCAAGTCGCTCTCGCTGATCTGCCCCCATAAGGGGCCGCGGCTGCTGTTTTCGCAGATGGAGCAATGGCGGATGGGGGAGCCCATGCAGTCCTTCAACATGACCCTGATGCGCAAATCCGGTGACCAGTTTCCGGCTGTTGTCTCGATCCATCCTTTCTGTAAGGTCGACGGCGTCTTTACCAAGCTGGTCGGCGGTTTCCGCGATATTTCCGAGTTGATTCAGGTTCAGGAGCAGCTGCAGGACATGAACAACGAGCTGGAACGGCGGGTGGCCGCACGCACCACCGAGTTGCATGAATCAAACGTCGCCCTGACCGTCTTGCTCAAGAAACGGGAGGAGGATCGCAAGATCCTCGCCGATCAGGTGGTGTCCAACACCTCCCATTTGGTAGACCCCCTTGTGGAGCGGTTACGAAAAACCAATCTCAGTGGCGAACAGCGGACCCTGGTGGATATTCTCGCCGCCAACATCACCGAGTTGACCTCACCCTTTTCCGCCAATTTTTCCTCGAAACTCAATCGGCTGACTCCGGCGGAACTGCAGGTGGCCAACCTGGTCAAACTGGGGAAACGGACCAAGGAGATCGCCGAGATCATGCATCTCTCACCGGGGACGATCAGCATTCATCGCAAGAATATTCGACGTAAGCTGGAACTGACCCACCAGAAAACCAATCTGCAGACCATGCTCTCCAACAACAGTTGACCTGCACAGGAATAAAACAGGAGGCACCCATGCACGAGGCACTTTTTTATCAAGCGGGCGAGGCGCAGAAAGTTGTCTGCAACCTCTGTCACCATCATTGCCGCATTTCCTCCGGAAAACGGGGGCGATGCGGAGTCCGGGAGAACAGGGAAGGGCGCCTTTACAGCCTGGTCTATGGCCAACTGGTGGCGGAGCATATCGACCCGATCGAAAAAAAGCCGATGTTTCATCTCCTCCCGGGCAGCCTTTCCTACTCCATTTCCACCGTGGGCTGTAACTTTCAATGCCGTCACTGCCAGAACTACCAGATCTCGCAGTATCCGCTGGTGCACCAGGGGCAGATTGCGGGCTCCGACCGCAGCCCGGCATTCGTTATCGACCAGGCGGTGCAGGCCGGTTGCGCCAGCATCAGCTATACCTATGTCGAACCGACCATCTTCTATGAGTTCGCCTATGACTGCTGCCTGCTGGCGCGGGAACGTGGCCTGAAAAATATCTTTGTCAGCAACGGCTACATGACCGCGGAGGTGGTGCGCCATCTGGCTCCGGTCCTGGATGGGATCAATATCGATCTCAAATCCTTTCAAGACGATTTTTATGTGAAGATCTGCAAGGCACGCCTGGACCCGGTGCTGGAAAATATCAGGTTGTTCCATGAACTCGGCGTTTTGGTCGAGGTGACCACCCTGGTCATTCCCGGACACAACGACAGCGAGGAGGAACTGCAGGCCATTGCCGGCTTTCTTTACTCGATCTCCCCGGATATCCCCTGGCATGTGAGCGGATTCTACCCCACCTATCAGATGCTTGACCGGCCGAGTACGCCGGCGGCAACCCTTGTGCGCGCCCGCGAGATCGGCCTGAACCGGGGACTGCGCTACGTCTATACCGGCAATGTGGTCGGCTCGGGCGGTGAGGATACCCTCTGCCCCGGTTGCGGCGCCCTGCTCATTGCCCGACGGGGCTTTCAAAGCACGCTTATCGGCCTGGAAAACGGCCATTGCGCTCAATGCCGGACCTCGATTGCCGGTGTCTGGAGTTAGACGCTGCTCCGTCCTTTTATCCCCCGGAGAATGCCTGCGCCGTTGGGCAGGTTGAGCTCCAACCGTTCCACCCGGGAGAGTCCGGCCCGATTGAGCATCTCCGCCAGTTGCCCCTCTGCGTAGGCCTGCCCCTCTCTGGTTCCAAGCAGCATGTTCAGTGAAAACAGGGCAGGATGGAGGGGGCTGGTCCGCTCATCGTCTACAATGAATTCCTGAATCAACACTGTGCCCCCTTTGGCAAGCGCTGCCGCGGCCTTGTCGACCACCGCCTGAGAGGTCGCCGGCCCCAGGCTGTGCAAAAGATGGGAGATCCAGACCACATCGAATCCCGATCCAATGGGGTCCTCGAGCACGTCGCCGGCGAGAAAGCGGATGCGATCCTTGAGTCCGTGTGCGGCAATGGTTGTCTCAGCAAAGGGACGGGTGCTGGCCAGGTCAAACACCACGGCCTCGAGTTGCGGATATTTTCGGCAGAAGTGGATTGCATAGGTTCCGGGACCGCCGGCCAGGTCAAGCAGACGCTTCCTGTCGGCCAAATTCAGCTGCTCCGCCAGCTTCGGGGCCAACTGGTTGGCCAGGTTGTACATCCCCATGAGAAAGCTCTCCCGTTCCCGGCCGTCGGTCTCAAAGGAAGAGTTGCGACGCACCGGTGTCCCACTCTGTACGGCCTGGTCGAGTTTGCTCCAGCCTTCGACCAGGTAGTGGTGGTGCATGATGATATGTCCCATGTACTGCGGGGACTGTTTACCGAGATAGGTGGCGCTGAATTCGTTGCAGCTGAACGCGCGCCCTTCCTTGACGAGGAGCTCCATTGCGCAAAGGGCGCTGAGCAGCATATCCAGTCCGCGCGGGTCGGCATGGAGCTGCTGCGCCAAGGCCTCTGCCGTCATGGACCGGTGACAGAGCGGAGAAAAGACGTCCATCTTGACCCCGGCGTGCAGGGTGCAGGTCTGCCAATAGGAGCCTGAGATTTGCAGCAGTTCGGCCAGATTCATGAGTCTCTCCAACGGTTGAATGCTGTTGTCCTGTTTGCTCCCATGATCGGAAAAACAGGAGGGGGGTATGCAGATTTACCGCGATCAATGACTGCGTTGCAGTAAATCAGTGAAGACTCTTTCCGTCAAGGACGATGATTCCCGCATCATATCAGGGGCAGGGGGCCTGCAATCGCCCGCCCGCTCTTGGAAGGGATAAAATCAACCTGTTTTTCAAGGCCTCCATTGGCAAGAGGAGGTCGGCATCAGAGACGTTACTTTCCCCTCTGGGTTGACTTGAGAGCTAACTTGCTGTATTTATATTAATATTATTTTTACTTATCGTTTAGCCGGGCAGATTCGGTTCTCGTTGCATCGAATCCCTACCTTTAATCCGCCGTCATTGTTCACCGTCACATACGGTGACAACCGGCAGGGAAAACCATACGTCTTGCAAACTCGAAGCGTCGTTCTCGTTTTTTCCTGAAAGAACAGTTTTGCCCGTTATTCAGCCAAAACTGCATACCCACGAGGAGTGAATGAAAAAAAATGATCAAGGACTCTCCATTGTCTTGCTCAGTATCCATGGACTGATTCGAGGAAACAACCTCGAGCTCGGCCGCGATGCCGATACCGGCGGCCAGACCCTCTACGTTGTCGAACTGGCCCAGGCCCTGGCCAAGCAAAGGGGCATTGCCCGGGTCGACCTGGTCACCCAACGGGTGGTTGACGACAGCGTTTCTCCCGATTATGCGCAGCATCTTGAAATTCTCGGGGAGAATCTCCGTATTGTTCGCATCGATGCCGGCCCCGAGCAGTATCTACCCAAGGAACAGTTGTGGGACCATCTCGACTTCTTTGCCGACAATCTGGTCAACTTTTTTCAGGAAGAGAATTCGTTTCCCCATATCCTCCACAGCCACTACGCCGATGCCGGCTACGTTGGCTGCCGTCTGGCCAATCAACTCGGCATTCCCCTGATTCATACCGGCCATTCGCTTGGCCGGGTCAAACGAAGCCGACTGCTTGCCAGCGGACTCAATGCCGAGGAAATCGAAAGCCGGTTCAATATGAGCCGCCGCATCGAGGCGGAGGAGCAAACGCTTTCCACCGCCGAGCGGGTGATTACCAGCACCCACCAGGAAATTGCCGAGCAGTACGAGCTCTACGATTACTACCAGCCCGAGCAGATGCGGGTCATTCCTCCGGGGACCAATCTCAACCAGTTCACGCCGCCAACCGGCGACGAACATAAAAGCGCGTTGTTCGCCACCCTGACCAGGCACCTCAAGGATCCGCACAAGCCCATTGTTCTCGCCCTGTCCCGGCCGGATCACCGTAAAAACATCGCTGCCCTGGTCGAGGCTTATGGCCAGAACGAACGGTTGCAGGAGTTGGCCAACCTGATCATCATCGCCGGCAATCGCGACGACATCAACGAGCTCGACGAGGGGGCACAGGAGGTCTTCCGCGAGCTGCTCCTCGTCATTGACCGGTACGATCTGTACAGCAAGGTGACCATGCCCAAGCACCATCGACGCGATCAGGTGCCGATGATCTACCGGATTGCCGCGGCCAGCGGAGGCGTGTTCGTCAATCCCGGGCTGACCGAACCCTTCGGTCTGACCCTGATCGAGGCCGCAGCCAGCGGCATGCCGATCGTTGCCACCGAGGACGGGGGTCCCAAGGACATCATTCACAACTGTCAGAACGGGTTTCTCATCAATCCGCTGGAGCCGATATCGATTGGCGATGCGATCGTCAAACTCCTGGTGGACCAGGACCTGTGGCGGCAGTGTGCGGCCAACGGCCTGCGAGGCGTGAGCGACCATTATTCCTGGGATGCGCATGCGTACCGCTACCTGGAGGTTATCAAGCCGATCGCCGAGAGTTCGGAACGACTTCAACGCAAGCCGGTCATTCGCCGTCAGCATCTCTACTGCGACCGGGCCATTGTCAGCGATCTCGATCTCAACCTGGTTGGCGATTCCGACGCCCTGGAACGGCTTCTTGAGCAGCTTCGCTGGCAGCGAACCCGCAGTTATTTCATCATTGCCACGGGACGTCGATTTGACGCCACCTTGAAATTGATGAAAAAACACAATATTCCCGAACCGGATGTACTCATTACCAGCAGCGGCACCGAGATCTATCATGCCCCCAAACTCACCGCAGACACTGCCTGGGCAAAGCATATCGATCACCAGTGGACACCGCACATCGTCAAGGCACTCCTGACCGATTTACCCGGTCTGAAACTGCAGCCCGCAGCCGAACAGAGCCGCTATAAAATCAGTTATTATTTCGACCCGGAACTGGCCGATCTCGAGGAGATCAAACAGATCCTCTACCGCGATGAGCAGGCGGTGTTCATTCAGACCGCCTTTGGCCAGTTCCTCGATATCCTGCCCCTGCGTGCATCCAAGGGCATGGCCCTGCGTTATGTGGTGCAACAGTTGCGGCTTGAGTTGGAAAAGGTTTTCGTGGCCGGTGGTTCGGGCGCGGACGAGGACATGATGCGCGGCAACACCCTGGCTGCAGTGGTGGCCAACCGCCATAACGAAGAACTGTCCCAGCTGGTGGATGTGGAACGGATCTATTTTTCCGAACAGTCCTATGCCGCAGGAATCCTCGAGGCCATCGAGTTTTACGATTTTTTCGGCGAGTGCCGCGATCCGCGGTCCTCCGGAGGCCATGACGATGCCTAGGCTGCTGCTCTGTACCGATATGGATCGGACCGTGATCCCCAATGGCCATCAAGTCGAGCATCCGCATGCCCGGGAAACATTCTCCCGGCTGTGCAGTCTGCCGCAGGTCTGCCTGGTCTATGTGACCGGTCGCGACCTCATGTTGACGAAGCAGGCCATTGATCACTACCGGCTGCCCATGCCGGCCTATGCGATTACCGACGTGGGCACAAAAATTTACGAGCAAACAGAGGGGAGCTGGCTGGAGCTCTCCTCCTGGCGCGAGGAGATCGCCGTGGACTGGGCGGGCAAGGAGCACGGTCAACTGGAGGCGGTGCTTGCCGATCTTGATGATTTGACGTTGCAGGAAGTCGACAAGCAGCAGGAGTTCAAGCTCAGCTACTACGTAGCCTTGGAGGTGGACCATCAACCGCTCTTGGCCCGTATCGACAACCGTCTGCAGGGCATGGGCGTCAACGCCAGCCTCATCTGGAGTATCGATGAACCCAACGAAATCGGTCTGCTTGATATTCTGCCTCGTCATGCCACCAAGATGCACGGCATTGAATTTCTCGCCGACCATCTGGGCTACCGGCGTGAAGAGATCCTCTTTGCCGGTGACAGCGGCAACGATCTGCCGGTGATGGGCAGTGCGATCCGTTCCATTTTGGTGGCCAATGCCGATTGTGCAACCAAGACGGCGGCAGAGCAACTGGCCAGGGACAACAATGTCGCTGATACCCTGTATCTGGCCGAATCCGACTCCTTTGCCCTTGGCGGCAACTACGCCGCCGGTGTTTTGCAGGGCGTGGTTCATTTTGCCCCTGCCATTGCCCAGGCCCTCAACCTTTGATCGATGAATATCCAGAGGACAGCTATGCAGAAACAGGCAGGACTCTTTATTTTTGGTGAGGTGTTGTTCGATTGCTTTCCCGGCGGGGAGCAGATTCTCGGCGGTGCGCCCTTTAACGTGGCCTGGCATCTGCAGGCCCTGGGAGATCGCCCCCTGTTCATCTCCCGCATCGGCGAAGATGCACAAGGCGGACAGATTCTTCAAGCCATGCGCCAGTGGGGGATGGAGACCGGGGCAATGCAGATCGATACCACCCGGCCGACCGGTCGGGTCGAGGTGCGCATCACCAACAACGAGCCCAGTTACGACATCGTTGCCGACAGCGCCTATGATCGTATTTCGGCCGCCGACCTTCCGGATTGCTCCGGCGGGGGTGTGCTCTATCACGGCACGCTTGCCCTGCGGCAGGAGGAGTCGCGGGAGGCCCTGCGGCGGCTCTCGGAAAAGCCAGCACTGAAAGTTTTTCTCGATGTCAATCTGCGGGCACCCTGGTGGAAGCGGGAGAGCGTCGTGGACCTGCTGCACAGGGCCTATTGGGCCAAGATGAACGAGCTCGAGTTACAGCTGCTGACGCAGACAGAGGACGATATCGCCCAACAGATGGAAGCCCTGCAGAATCAATGCGGGCTTGAGCAGTTGATCGTCACCCGCGGAGAGCGTGGTGCACTGGTCAGGACAGCGGGTGGTGCGATGCAGAGTTTCAGCCCGGAAAAGGTCGATGCTGTGGTCGATACCGTGGGTGCCGGCGACGCCTTCAGTGCCGTATATCTCCATGGTCTGCTGGCGGGCTGGCCCATCGAAACAATTGGCAGGAGAGCCCAGCGTTTTGCTGGCAAGGTGATCGGGCTTAGAGGGGCGACAACCAGCGATTCCCATTTTTACCAAGACGTACAGGATTTTTGATCTGCCGGAGCAGGATCACCTCATTTTCCTCGAATACAGAAGGTTTTTTCATATGTACGAACAGGTTTCCCATACACTGCTCAACGATATTCTCAACCGGATCAAGCCCGAGATATCGAAGCAGGATCTCCGCCATTTTTATACCCGCTTGGGCGCCAATTTTTACGGCATCCACTCGCTTTTTCAACGGCTCTACGGCGATCGCGAAGATTTTGAAGAGCAGGCGCAGAAACTGGTGGAGACCATGGCCTCCCAGTATATTCAGCGTCCCCAGGAACTGCGTGAACTGGATCTGGCCCGGGAAAAGGACTACAACTGGTTTTTGAGTCAGCAGTGGGTGGGTATGGCCCTGTACTGCAAAGGTTTTGCCGGTACCCTCCAGGGGCTGCAGGAGCGGTTGTACTACTTCCAGGACTTGGGCGTCAACATGGTCCATGTGATGCCGATTCTGCAGTGCCCGGAGGGAAGCAGCGACGGCGGCTATGCGGTGAGCGATTTTCGCGAGATCAATCCCGAGGTCGGCACGCTGGAGGATCTCCAGCAGATGGCCAGGGAGATGCGGCAGCGCGATATCCTGCTGGTACTCGATGTCGTGGTCAATCATACCTCCAACCAGCATTACTGGGCCAGGCAGGCCAAGGCCGGCGAGAAAAAGTATCAGGACTACTACTACTGCTTTGAAAATCGCAACGTACCCGACATGTTCGAGCAGAGCATGCCCGAGGTCTTTCCCGAAAATGCGCCGGGCAACTTCACCTGGGACGAGGAGATGCAGCGCTGGGTGATGACCGTATTCAATGACTACCAGTGGGATCTGAATTACAGCAATCCGTCGGTTTTCATTGAAATGATCAATATCATCCTCTTTTGGGCCAACCAGGGGGCGGATATCTTGCGTCTTGATGCGGTGGCCTTTCTCTGGAAAAAAATCGGCAGCAGCTGCCAGAACGAGCGGGAAGCCCATCTCATTTTGCAGCTGTTCAAGGACTGTTGCCAGGTGACCGCGCCAGGCGTGGTCTTCATTGCAGAGGCGATCGTCGCCCCTTTGGAGGTGATCAAATATTTCGGCGAGGATGCGGTTATCGCCAAGGAGTGCGAGATTGCCTACAACGCCACCTTCATGGCACTGATGTGGGACGCGGTGGCCACCAAAAATACCCGGCTGCTCAACCAGGGAATCAAGAACCTGCCGGTGAAGCTGGACCGGGCCACCTGGCTCAACTACATCCGCTGCCACGACGACATCGGCTTTGGCTTCGATGACCGCAGCATCGTCAGCTGCGGCTACGACCCGGCCAAGCATCGCAAGTTTCTCATCGATTATTTCATCGGCAACTATGAGGATTCCCATGCCCGCGGGTTACCCTTTGGCCAGAATCCCAAGACCGGAGATGCGCGCATTTCCGGTTCTCTGGCCTCGCTGGCCGGCCTGGAGTACGCCCTGGAACAGGGAGACGATAGTGCCATTGACGATGCCATCCAACTGATTGTCCTGCTGCACGGGATGATCATGAGTTTTGGCGGTCTGCCGCTGTTGTACTACGGTGATGCCATTGGCACGCTCAACGACGATTCCTATCGCCAGGATCCCTTCAAGAAAAGCGATACCCGCTGGGTGCACCGGCCATCCATCGACTGGGAGAGGGCGGAGCTGAGAAACATGCCGGGAACGGTCGAATATAAAATTTTCAGCGAAATCAAGCGGATGATTGCCGTACGCAAGGAAATCGAGGTCTTTGCCGACTTCAACAATCGTGAGTTGCTCGAGGTCGAGAACCCCTACCTGTTCGTCTTTGGCCGCTATCATCTGCAAAGAGCCAACGAGTGGGTCCTGGTGGTGGCAAATTTCAGCGACAAACCCCAGCATCTCAATCTGGAAGAACTCGGGTCATGGCGCGGGCAGCGTCCCCTGGTGGATCTCTATCGCGGGGAGAGCCCGGAGATTTTTAAACAGTCGTTGGTTATCCCCCGTTTTCGCTTCTACTGGCTCAGTGAGCGATAGGCCCTGAACCGGCTTGGGATGAGGGCCTATTGCGGTCCCCATCCCATTTGTCAATTGTTTTCTTCGGCGACCGCCGAAATCCTAGACTCCTCAGGTACCACCAAAACCAATGGTCACCCGGCCATCAATCACAATGACCGGGACCTTGCGTTGGCCCTGGCTGTGCTTGAGCATCTCCTCCATCCGCGTACTGTCAAGCTTCACATCGTAAAAGGTATGACCTGGATTCGCCGCACGGGCGCGATCCGTATGGGGTCAGCCTTTCTTCCCGAAAATGATCGTGGTGTTCATAGTTCAACTCCTCAAATACATCGTTTTCTGTCACCGCCGTGCTATTGATCCCGGCGGTACCTCATGGGATAAGAGTATCCCATGGAGATAAAAATGGAATGATGGCCTGGCGAAAATCAGGGCAAGGTATGGGCAATATAAAAAGGTACCTTCTTATATTGACAGGGTGGTGGAAGATGTTATTGTACATGAAAAAGGAAGGTGCCTTTGAAATAACGACAACATTCCAAAAAGGAGATATATATGCATCATACATGTCACAAACATCATGGCCGGGGGAAACACGGTGGAGGCCGGGGCGAATTCGGCCGTTTGCACAAGGGATGCCGCCCGCATGGACGTGATCTTGGAAAAACCATGGGGCAGGGCTTGCAAACCATGGGGCATGAGGACAATGCGCCCTCCAAGGCCACGGCAATGAGCGGCGCTACCTGTCCGCTGTGCAAAAATCACTGCCCCCTGAGCGATCCCGGCTGCCCCAAAGGCGAGGTCTTTGCCCAGGCAAATGCACGATAGGAGTAAGGTATGACAGAACCTTCTCAATCTGGGACGACGGGGCAGGCGGAGGCACTGGCGAACCTGTTCCGTCATGCCTCCCGCATGATGGCCCGCGGTTCCCACCGGTCGCACCAGGCTCCCCATGCCCAGCAGCGGGTGCTGGCGATCCTGCGGGAACGCGGTCCGTTGACCCAGGCGGAGTTACTGCAACTGTTGGATGTCCGATCTTCATCCTTGAGTGAACTGATCGGCAAGCTTGTACATAGTGGCGCCATTATTCGCAGGCGCAACGAGAACGATAAACGGGGGTATATCCTCTCCCTCAACGAAAACGGAGGGGATGGAAACAGGGTGGTTCCCGAGACCGGACCCATGTTCGAAGCAAACCCTTTCAGTTGTTTGGATAGTCAAGAACAGCAGCAGTTGCAGACGCTCTTGGTGAAAATTATCGATCACCTGGGGCAAAACAGGCGTGGACAAGGCGGAAGAGGGAGGGGGCGGCGTCATTATTTGAGAAACCAAGTGGACCGGGAGGATACCGCCAAGGGCAAACGGCATAGCCGTTTCGGCCATTCGGTTCGTGGCCGGGGCCGGCAAAAGGGCAACAACAGTACTGATGGGGACGAGGAGATTTAAAAGATGCCCATCCCCACGCCGGCGGCCATGGTGTGGCCCAGTTCTTCGATATTGGCCATATCCTCCTCTGTGGGTTCACCGACCACGCGCAGGTGCTCCAGGGCCTGGCGCCACTTGTATCCGGCGGCAATCCGCTCGATCTGGGTGATCGCGCCCCGGCCGTCGTTGCCGGCGCAGACAAAAAGCACGTAGGGCAGGCCAATGGTTTTTTCGCGTGCATCCTCATAGGTCCGGTCGAAAAAATCCTTGATCATCCCGGCCATGGTGCCGAAGTATTCCGGCGAACCGATGGCTATGCCGCGGCATTGGAGGAGATCCTCGAGGCCGGCCTCTGCGGCGGGCTTGCAGATGGTTTCCACCTCCTCCTCATGGCCGGCACCCAGGGCAAACCGCTGGGCCATCCGCTGCATGGTCCCGCCCTGGGAGTGATAGAGCACAAGCAATTTTTTACGCAGTGGCGTGCTCATTTTTCAATACCGATCCGCGCTTCAACGCCCTTGTTGTAGTAGTGTTTGATTTCCTGCATCTCCGTCACCAGATCCGCCATATCGATCAGTTCCTGAGGGGCGTAGCGGCCGGTCAGAACGACCTCGACATGTTCGGCCCGATCGAGAAGAGCGGCTTTGAGCTCCGCAAATGTCAAAAGACCAAAATAGAGGGCGATATTGGCCTCATCGAGCACCACCAGATCATAGGCACCGGAGCGAAGAATGGCGGCCATCTCGGCTAGGCCGTCCTTGGCGGCCTGGTGATCCTCCTCCGTGGGCTGGGTATAGATAAAACAGCCCCGGCCGTACTGTTTGAGGGTGATGTTGGCGATTGTCGGCAATAGGTCGAGCTCGCTGTAATGCATCCCCTTGATAAACTGCCCAATATAGACCTTTTTCCCGGCAGCTGCCGCCCGCAGGCTCAGGCCGAGCGCGGCTGTGGTCTTCCCTTTTCCGTTGCCGGTGTAGACGTGGATGTATCCATGCATGCGCTTTCCTCCTGAAATCAAATGCAGTCAGGCCCAGTTTACTTGCCGCACCATTGCTGCTCGCAGGGAATGCCGTCACCGTTTGCGTCGAGCTGGACATTGGGGCAGTGACGGAGGAAAAATTCGGCCTCCGTACAGGAGGTCATCTGACTGCAGAGGGTGCGGCCATCGCATTTGGGGTCAAGAGTGCGCGAAGGGGCATCTGTTGTCGTGATGTTCACTGCATCCGATTCGTCGTTTCGATACAACCCCAGATAGCCGTAGCCAAGGACAGCGATAAAGAGGGCCAAAGAGGCAAAGGCCGTGGTCGTGCTGGACCGTTTTCGCCCTGATATTGGCGGTTGCGGACGAGTCGTCGCTGTGGTTTGCCGTGTTACCAGAACGGCTGTTTGTTTACCGTTCTTGTCGATCTCAAAGGTGACAGAGAGCTTTTCGTGCAGCTGCGGCACGGAACCATCCTGGGGAAAGGCGGCCAACTCAACCCAGATGTCCCGACCGCCCCGCT
Coding sequences within it:
- a CDS encoding cold shock domain-containing protein, producing MQTEGTLTKWNDDKGYGMITPQRGGRDIWVELAAFPQDGSVPQLHEKLSVTFEIDKNGKQTAVLVTRQTTATTRPQPPISGRKRSSTTTAFASLALFIAVLGYGYLGLYRNDESDAVNITTTDAPSRTLDPKCDGRTLCSQMTSCTEAEFFLRHCPNVQLDANGDGIPCEQQWCGK
- a CDS encoding NAD(P)H-dependent oxidoreductase, which gives rise to MSTPLRKKLLVLYHSQGGTMQRMAQRFALGAGHEEEVETICKPAAEAGLEDLLQCRGIAIGSPEYFGTMAGMIKDFFDRTYEDAREKTIGLPYVLFVCAGNDGRGAITQIERIAAGYKWRQALEHLRVVGEPTEEDMANIEELGHTMAAGVGMGIF
- a CDS encoding MarR family transcriptional regulator: MTEPSQSGTTGQAEALANLFRHASRMMARGSHRSHQAPHAQQRVLAILRERGPLTQAELLQLLDVRSSSLSELIGKLVHSGAIIRRRNENDKRGYILSLNENGGDGNRVVPETGPMFEANPFSCLDSQEQQQLQTLLVKIIDHLGQNRRGQGGRGRGRRHYLRNQVDREDTAKGKRHSRFGHSVRGRGRQKGNNSTDGDEEI
- the cobO gene encoding cob(I)yrinic acid a,c-diamide adenosyltransferase produces the protein MHGYIHVYTGNGKGKTTAALGLSLRAAAAGKKVYIGQFIKGMHYSELDLLPTIANITLKQYGRGCFIYTQPTEEDHQAAKDGLAEMAAILRSGAYDLVVLDEANIALYFGLLTFAELKAALLDRAEHVEVVLTGRYAPQELIDMADLVTEMQEIKHYYNKGVEARIGIEK
- a CDS encoding UXX-star (seleno)protein family 1, whose translation is MNTTIIFGKKGUPHTDRARAANPGHTFYDVKLDSTRMEEMLKHSQGQRKVPVIVIDGRVTIGFGGT